The following proteins come from a genomic window of Cronobacter muytjensii ATCC 51329:
- the aaeB gene encoding p-hydroxybenzoic acid efflux pump subunit AaeB codes for MGFLSIDPRHLRFAIKLATAIVLALFVGFHFQLETPRWAVLTAAIVAAGPAFAAGGEPWSGAIRYRGMLRIIGTFIGCLAALVIIIGTIRAPVVMLTVCCIWAGFCTWVSSLVKVENSYAWGLAGYTALIIVITIQTEPLLAPQFALERCSEIVLGIFCAIIADLLFSPRSIKKEIDRELDALLVEQFRLMQLCMAHGDSEEMDKAWGALVRRTAALDGMRVNLNMESSRWGRANRRLKALNTLSLTLITQACETYLIQNTRPESIAPEYRELFVEPVETAADVHRRLKFIRRVLSWTGEHDTPVTIYTWVGAATRYLLLKRGVITNAKISAVEEDVLTDEVVVKAPSAERHHAMINFWRTTVSCLLGTLFWLWTGWTSGSGAMIMIAVVTALAMRLPNPRMVSLDFLYGMLTALPLGAFYFLVVLPSTQQSMLLLCISLALLGFFIGIEVQKRRLGSMGALAGTINILVLDNPMTFHFSQFLDSALGQLVGCVLATMVIVVIRDNSQAQTGRMLLNQFVSAAVSSLTTNKARRKENHLPALYQQLFLLLSKFPGDVAKFRLALNLIIAHQRLREAPVPVNDDLSAFHRQLRRTADRVISASSDEKRRATFRQLLDELAIYQEKLHVWAAPQSVIDSVKRLTDMLHKYQHALTNS; via the coding sequence ATGGGATTCCTGTCTATCGATCCCCGGCATCTGCGCTTTGCGATAAAACTCGCCACCGCGATTGTGCTGGCGCTGTTTGTCGGGTTTCACTTTCAGCTTGAAACGCCGCGCTGGGCGGTGCTGACCGCCGCTATCGTGGCGGCGGGTCCGGCGTTCGCGGCGGGCGGCGAGCCCTGGTCCGGCGCTATCCGTTATCGCGGTATGCTGCGCATTATCGGCACCTTTATCGGCTGTCTCGCTGCGCTGGTGATTATCATCGGCACGATACGCGCGCCGGTAGTGATGCTGACCGTCTGCTGCATCTGGGCCGGTTTCTGCACCTGGGTCTCCTCGCTGGTGAAAGTGGAGAACTCCTACGCCTGGGGACTCGCGGGTTACACGGCGCTGATTATCGTCATCACCATTCAGACCGAGCCGCTGCTGGCGCCGCAGTTCGCGCTGGAGCGCTGCAGTGAAATCGTGCTCGGGATTTTCTGCGCCATTATCGCCGACCTGTTATTTTCGCCGCGCTCGATTAAAAAAGAGATCGACCGCGAGCTCGACGCGCTGCTGGTGGAGCAGTTTCGCCTGATGCAGCTCTGCATGGCTCACGGCGACAGCGAAGAGATGGATAAAGCCTGGGGCGCGCTGGTGCGGCGCACCGCGGCGCTCGACGGCATGCGCGTGAACCTTAATATGGAATCGTCGCGCTGGGGACGCGCAAACCGGCGACTGAAAGCGCTGAATACGCTTTCGCTAACGCTGATTACCCAGGCCTGCGAAACGTATCTCATCCAGAATACCCGGCCGGAGTCGATTGCCCCGGAATATCGCGAACTGTTTGTCGAGCCGGTGGAAACCGCCGCTGATGTACATCGCCGCCTGAAGTTTATCCGTCGCGTCCTCTCCTGGACCGGCGAGCACGACACCCCGGTGACGATTTACACGTGGGTCGGCGCCGCCACGCGCTATCTGCTGCTGAAACGCGGCGTGATCACTAACGCGAAAATCAGCGCGGTGGAAGAAGACGTATTGACCGATGAGGTGGTGGTCAAAGCCCCCTCGGCGGAGCGCCATCACGCGATGATTAACTTCTGGCGCACCACCGTCTCCTGCCTGCTGGGCACGCTGTTCTGGCTCTGGACCGGCTGGACCTCCGGCAGCGGGGCGATGATCATGATAGCCGTGGTGACGGCGCTCGCGATGCGTCTGCCGAACCCGCGCATGGTATCGCTCGATTTCCTCTACGGCATGCTGACGGCGCTGCCACTCGGGGCGTTCTATTTCCTGGTCGTGTTGCCATCGACCCAGCAGAGTATGTTGTTGCTCTGTATCAGCCTGGCGCTGCTCGGCTTTTTTATCGGTATCGAGGTACAGAAGCGGCGGCTTGGCTCGATGGGCGCGCTGGCGGGCACCATTAATATTCTGGTGCTGGATAACCCGATGACGTTTCATTTCAGCCAGTTTCTCGACAGCGCGCTGGGGCAGCTGGTGGGCTGTGTGCTGGCGACGATGGTGATTGTCGTCATTCGCGATAATTCGCAGGCGCAGACCGGACGCATGCTGCTGAATCAGTTTGTTTCGGCGGCGGTGTCATCGCTCACCACGAACAAGGCGCGGCGCAAAGAGAACCATCTGCCCGCGCTCTATCAACAACTCTTTCTGTTGCTGAGCAAATTCCCAGGCGACGTGGCGAAGTTCCGCCTGGCGCTGAACCTGATTATTGCGCATCAGCGGCTGCGCGAAGCGCCGGTACCGGTGAATGACGATCTTTCGGCGTTTCATCGCCAGCTGCGGCGTACGGCGGATCGGGTAATTTCCGCGTCCAGCGACGAAAAGCGGCGCGCCACATTCCGCCAGCTGCTGGATGAGCTGGCGATTTATCAGGAGAAGCTGCATGTCTGGGCGGCGCCGCAATCGGTTATCGATTCCGTGAAGCGGCTGACCGATATGCTGCATAAATATCAGCATGCCCTGACCAACAGTTAA
- the aaeA gene encoding p-hydroxybenzoic acid efflux pump subunit AaeA translates to MKLLTTKITRTAITVVLVVLAFIAIFRAWSFYTESPWTRDARFSADVVAIAPDVAGLITSVDVHDNQLVKKDQVLFTIDQPRYQKALEEAEADVAYYQALANEKRREAGRRNKLGIQAMSREEIDQANNVLQTVLHQLAKAEATRDLAKLDLQRTVIRAPADGWVTNLNVYAGEFITRGSTAVALVKQNSFYVQAYMEETKLEGVRPGFRVEITPLGSNNVLHGTVDSVSAGVTNASSTRDDKGMATVDSNLEWVRLAQRVPVRIRLDKQPGNLYPSGTTATVVVTGERDRDRSHESAFNKLMHRLREFG, encoded by the coding sequence GTGAAATTACTAACAACAAAAATAACCCGCACAGCCATCACCGTGGTGCTGGTCGTGCTTGCCTTCATCGCCATTTTTCGCGCCTGGAGTTTTTATACTGAGTCGCCCTGGACGCGTGACGCGCGCTTTAGCGCCGATGTCGTCGCCATCGCGCCCGACGTCGCCGGGCTTATCACGTCAGTCGACGTGCATGACAACCAACTGGTGAAGAAAGATCAGGTGCTCTTCACTATAGACCAGCCGCGTTACCAGAAGGCGCTGGAAGAAGCGGAAGCTGATGTCGCTTACTATCAGGCGCTGGCGAACGAGAAACGCCGCGAGGCGGGACGCCGCAATAAGCTCGGCATTCAGGCGATGTCGCGTGAAGAGATTGACCAGGCGAATAACGTCCTGCAAACCGTGCTGCACCAGCTGGCGAAAGCCGAGGCGACGCGCGACCTGGCGAAACTCGATCTCCAGCGCACCGTTATCCGCGCGCCCGCGGATGGCTGGGTCACCAACCTTAACGTATATGCCGGCGAATTTATTACGCGCGGCTCTACCGCTGTGGCGCTGGTGAAACAGAACAGTTTCTACGTTCAGGCTTATATGGAAGAGACCAAGCTTGAAGGCGTTCGCCCTGGCTTTCGCGTCGAGATAACGCCGCTTGGCAGCAATAATGTGCTGCACGGCACCGTGGATAGCGTCTCGGCGGGCGTCACCAACGCCAGCAGCACCCGTGATGATAAAGGCATGGCGACGGTCGACTCCAACCTCGAATGGGTGCGCCTGGCCCAGCGCGTGCCGGTGCGCATTCGCCTCGATAAACAGCCTGGCAACCTGTACCCGTCCGGCACTACGGCGACCGTGGTGGTGACCGGCGAGCGCGACCGCGACCGTAGCCACGAATCGGCCTTTAACAAGCTGATGCACCGCCTGCGCGAATTCGGTTAA
- the aaeX gene encoding p-hydroxybenzoic acid efflux pump operon protein AaeX, with protein MSLFPVIVIFGLSFPPIFFELLLSLAIFWLVRRALIPTGIYDFVWHPALFNTALYCCLFYLLSRLFV; from the coding sequence ATGAGTCTTTTTCCGGTCATAGTGATATTCGGTCTTTCGTTTCCGCCGATCTTTTTTGAGCTTCTGCTGTCGCTGGCGATTTTCTGGCTGGTGCGCCGTGCGCTGATCCCGACCGGGATCTACGATTTTGTCTGGCATCCGGCGTTATTTAATACGGCGCTCTATTGCTGTCTGTTCTATCTGCTGTCGCGCTTGTTTGTCTGA